Proteins encoded by one window of Chryseobacterium sp. POL2:
- a CDS encoding Na+/H+ antiporter NhaC family protein, with amino-acid sequence MTTENKSRESFISLIPFLVFVFSFLGAGIYLGDFYALPSPIAMAVGIISAFLIIRLPFRTKMNEFLKGCGDKNVLTMCIIYLLAGAFSAVAKASGSVDAIVNLGLDYIPINYIALGIFILASFLSLASGTSVGCIVALGPIAIELATKSGIDINLMAAALLTGAMFGDNLSVISDTTIAASQSLGSKMSDKFRTNLWIAAPAFLITIVLLFLNNSDVPPLQHHTEHNSHFYLLIPYILVIGLAFLGMNVFFVLLIGIVVSGIIGWYSAGMDLITFSKTSYEGFTSMTEIFLLSLLTGGLAGIIEYAGGIRFLLNKILKSIQSKFSAMFGMGILVSLVDACIANNTIAILITGKVAKPVSEHYQIEPRKMASVLDIFACIIQGIIPYGAQVLILMSFSKENIDYLSLVGHSYYIWLLLICVFVFIFFNRNQISNSIK; translated from the coding sequence ATGACGACAGAAAACAAATCTCGCGAAAGCTTCATTAGCCTTATTCCTTTTTTAGTTTTTGTATTTAGCTTTTTAGGCGCTGGAATATATTTGGGTGATTTTTATGCCTTGCCGTCTCCTATTGCTATGGCCGTGGGTATTATCTCCGCATTTTTGATAATCCGTCTTCCCTTTAGAACTAAAATGAATGAATTCTTAAAAGGTTGTGGTGATAAGAATGTGCTGACCATGTGTATTATTTATCTTTTGGCAGGCGCTTTTTCAGCAGTAGCAAAAGCTTCTGGAAGTGTTGATGCAATTGTTAATTTGGGTTTGGACTATATTCCTATTAATTACATTGCGTTGGGGATTTTTATTTTAGCATCTTTTCTATCATTAGCCTCCGGAACGTCGGTAGGTTGTATTGTTGCCCTTGGGCCCATCGCTATTGAACTGGCTACAAAAAGTGGTATTGACATCAACCTTATGGCTGCGGCTTTGTTGACTGGAGCGATGTTTGGGGACAATCTTTCCGTAATTTCGGATACGACTATTGCGGCGTCTCAGTCTTTGGGAAGCAAAATGTCGGATAAATTCCGAACCAACTTGTGGATTGCCGCGCCAGCATTTTTAATAACAATTGTCCTTCTATTTTTAAATAATTCGGATGTGCCACCACTACAGCATCACACCGAACACAACAGTCATTTTTATCTTTTGATTCCTTATATTCTGGTTATTGGATTGGCATTTCTAGGCATGAATGTTTTTTTCGTATTGCTCATCGGGATTGTCGTTTCTGGAATTATCGGTTGGTACAGCGCGGGAATGGACCTCATCACATTTTCGAAAACCAGTTATGAAGGTTTTACCTCGATGACAGAAATTTTCCTACTGTCGTTACTAACGGGAGGACTTGCAGGCATTATTGAATATGCTGGTGGCATTCGTTTTTTATTAAATAAAATCCTGAAAAGCATTCAATCAAAATTCTCGGCAATGTTTGGCATGGGCATTTTGGTAAGTCTGGTGGACGCTTGTATTGCCAACAACACCATTGCGATTTTAATTACAGGAAAAGTTGCAAAACCTGTTTCTGAACATTATCAAATAGAGCCCCGAAAAATGGCTTCTGTATTGGACATTTTTGCCTGTATCATCCAAGGCATTATTCCTTACGGCGCACAGGTTTTAATATTAATGAGTTTCAGCAAAGAGAATATTGATTATCTATCGCTCGTTGGACATTCTTATTATATTTGGTTATTGCTGATTTGTGTATTTGTATTTATTTTCTTTAACCGAAATCAAATATCAAATTCCATTAAATAA
- the recG gene encoding ATP-dependent DNA helicase RecG: protein MSLETPIEFIKGIGPERAKLIKNVLAIYNVEDFLNFYPIRYIDKSKIYTVAELSPSLEIDVQLKGKITDLQEVVSPKGKRLSAKFRDQTGAMDLVWFRYTKWMKESIPANRDIFIFGKVQSFNNSFSMPHPEIETDETKAISGSLLPVYSSSEKLTKRGITNKLFQNVIYEILKNLPQLTTENLPENLLKSLKLMGRMEAYFNIHFPQNAKLAAEAERRIKFEEAFFFQLGFGLKKLHQHTKSIGNPFPIVGDYFNNFYNHQLPFDLTGAQKRVLKEIRTDMKRSTQMNRLLQGDVGSGKTMVALLTMLIAMDNFFQSCMMAPTEILAQQHFNSIQDLLKNTDIKVKLLTGSTKTSERKIIHEQLLSGELSILIGTHAVLEDVVQFKNLGLVIIDEQHRFGVAQRAKLWAKNKIPPHILVMTATPIPRTLAMSFYSDLDVSVIDEMPVGRKPIVTAHRREKDRAYVYNFCHEELQKGRQIYFVYPLIEESETLDYKNLQDGFDHILQHFKSYNIAMLHGKMKPDEKDQAMQYFASGNAQVMVATTVIEVGVNVPNASVMVIESAERFGLSQLHQLRGRVGRGAEQSYCILMTSDKLSNESRKRIKTMTETNDGFKISEVDMELRGPGDILGTQQSGVVDFKKLNLMTDSEIIKSAKLAVEHLLQKDALLVHPKHLSMKNFYIKQYKGKNKWGKIS, encoded by the coding sequence TTGAGTCTAGAAACTCCAATAGAATTTATCAAAGGGATTGGCCCAGAACGTGCCAAACTCATCAAAAATGTTTTGGCCATTTACAATGTAGAAGACTTTCTTAACTTCTACCCGATTCGTTATATCGATAAAAGTAAAATCTATACGGTAGCAGAACTTTCGCCTTCTTTAGAAATTGATGTTCAGTTGAAAGGGAAAATCACAGATTTGCAAGAGGTAGTTTCTCCAAAAGGCAAACGACTAAGTGCAAAATTCCGGGACCAGACAGGCGCAATGGATTTGGTGTGGTTCCGTTACACCAAGTGGATGAAAGAGTCTATTCCTGCTAATCGCGATATATTTATTTTCGGAAAAGTCCAATCGTTTAACAACAGTTTTTCCATGCCGCATCCCGAGATAGAAACCGATGAAACCAAAGCCATATCTGGCAGTCTTCTTCCAGTCTATTCCAGCAGCGAAAAACTAACCAAACGTGGCATTACTAACAAATTGTTTCAGAACGTCATTTATGAAATTCTGAAAAACTTACCTCAACTTACAACCGAAAATCTTCCAGAAAACCTCCTTAAATCTTTAAAATTAATGGGACGTATGGAGGCCTATTTTAATATTCATTTTCCTCAAAATGCAAAACTAGCTGCAGAAGCCGAGCGAAGAATAAAATTCGAGGAAGCCTTTTTTTTCCAGTTAGGTTTTGGACTGAAAAAACTGCATCAACACACCAAATCTATAGGAAATCCTTTTCCAATTGTTGGTGACTATTTTAATAACTTTTATAACCATCAACTTCCTTTCGATTTGACTGGCGCGCAAAAACGTGTTTTGAAAGAGATACGAACCGACATGAAACGCTCCACACAAATGAATCGTTTGCTACAAGGCGATGTTGGATCCGGAAAAACCATGGTCGCATTGTTAACAATGCTGATCGCGATGGATAATTTTTTCCAAAGCTGTATGATGGCACCCACCGAAATTCTGGCGCAACAACATTTTAATTCGATTCAAGATTTATTAAAAAACACAGATATTAAGGTCAAACTTTTGACGGGTTCTACAAAAACATCTGAACGGAAAATCATTCATGAACAACTTTTGTCGGGGGAACTATCTATACTTATTGGGACGCATGCTGTATTGGAAGATGTTGTTCAGTTCAAAAATTTAGGCTTGGTAATTATTGATGAACAACATCGTTTTGGCGTTGCACAACGTGCCAAACTTTGGGCAAAAAACAAAATCCCGCCTCATATTTTGGTAATGACCGCCACGCCCATTCCGAGAACATTAGCGATGAGTTTCTACTCTGACCTTGATGTTTCTGTAATCGACGAAATGCCTGTTGGTAGAAAACCTATTGTTACAGCACATCGCCGTGAGAAAGACCGCGCTTATGTGTACAATTTTTGTCATGAAGAATTACAAAAAGGCCGACAAATCTATTTCGTTTATCCATTAATTGAAGAGTCCGAAACTTTAGATTACAAGAATCTTCAAGATGGTTTTGATCATATTTTACAACATTTCAAAAGTTACAATATTGCGATGCTTCATGGTAAAATGAAACCTGATGAAAAAGATCAAGCCATGCAATATTTTGCTTCAGGAAATGCACAAGTTATGGTGGCAACAACGGTTATTGAAGTTGGCGTAAATGTCCCAAATGCTTCTGTGATGGTCATCGAAAGTGCTGAACGATTTGGATTGTCACAACTTCATCAGCTGCGCGGGCGCGTTGGTCGTGGTGCAGAACAGAGCTATTGCATTCTTATGACTTCTGATAAATTATCTAACGAAAGTCGAAAACGCATTAAAACCATGACCGAAACCAACGATGGCTTCAAAATTTCTGAAGTGGATATGGAGCTTCGTGGTCCTGGCGATATTTTGGGCACACAACAAAGTGGCGTTGTCGATTTCAAAAAGCTGAACCTCATGACCGATTCGGAGATTATAAAAAGCGCAAAACTGGCTGTTGAACATCTGTTGCAAAAAGATGCACTGCTTGTACATCCGAAGCATTTGTCCATGAAGAATTTTTACATCAAACAATATAAAGGCAAAAATAAGTGGGGCAAGATTTCCTAA
- a CDS encoding 5'-nucleotidase C-terminal domain-containing protein, which translates to MKRLHILALAFSLMLLNACSPRQNISNIDPQKNIVIDVKLVEDPNFNQVIAPYKSELEKQMNIKISHTSVELNKTGDNSNLGNLLADFTYDGAAEWGKKNNISQIDGGVINIGGIRTIIPQGDITVKQIYEVMPFENEIVIVKIKGSDLEDMFKYYLENKTNNPVSHITILTSGNQIKTGLISGQPIDKDKIYNIATSDYLAMGGDRMYFFNKGQMIGTGIKMRDLFIQKFKENKEVKVPTDIRLDLK; encoded by the coding sequence ATGAAACGCTTACACATCTTGGCGCTAGCATTTTCACTAATGCTACTTAACGCCTGCTCGCCACGTCAAAACATCAGCAATATTGACCCTCAAAAAAATATTGTGATTGATGTGAAACTTGTTGAAGACCCGAATTTTAATCAAGTAATTGCGCCTTACAAAAGCGAACTTGAAAAGCAAATGAACATTAAAATCTCTCATACTTCTGTTGAGCTAAACAAAACGGGTGACAATAGTAACCTGGGAAATCTCCTAGCCGATTTCACCTACGATGGTGCCGCAGAATGGGGGAAGAAAAACAACATTTCACAAATCGATGGTGGCGTCATCAACATCGGAGGTATCCGTACAATTATTCCACAAGGTGACATTACAGTCAAACAAATTTATGAAGTCATGCCTTTCGAAAACGAAATCGTAATTGTCAAAATAAAAGGCAGCGATCTGGAAGATATGTTCAAATATTATTTGGAAAACAAAACCAACAATCCTGTTTCGCACATTACAATTCTGACAAGTGGTAATCAAATAAAAACGGGGTTAATATCGGGACAACCGATTGATAAAGACAAAATCTATAACATCGCAACCTCGGACTATTTGGCAATGGGTGGCGATCGTATGTATTTTTTCAATAAAGGTCAAATGATCGGGACAGGCATCAAAATGCGGGATCTTTTCATTCAAAAATTTAAAGAAAATAAAGAAGTGAAAGTTCCAACAGACATACGTTTGGATTTAAAATAG
- a CDS encoding bifunctional metallophosphatase/5'-nucleotidase: MKRKEFLKYLGAGTLGLSLTPSLTLANTLTSPTSSKDLKLTILHTNDQHSRIEPFDASYSKNPNQGGFARRASLIQQIRNQENNVLLLDSGDIFQGTPYFNFFGGELEFRLMSMMQYDASTMGNHDFDNGLEGFLKVLPNAKFPFICSNYNFKNTILDGKTETYKIFNKNGIKVGIFGLGVELQGLVGKANYKETEYLHPIETAQEYSRILRQEKQCDLVICLSHLGYDYEKEAEKMSDKILASKTSGIDIILGGHTHTFLPEPQIFVNKDGKNVLVNQVGWAGLLLGRIDFYFNKDKSVKNISWRNQVIDESIIA, translated from the coding sequence ATGAAAAGAAAAGAATTTTTAAAATATCTAGGCGCAGGAACTTTAGGACTTAGTTTGACACCAAGTTTGACGCTTGCTAATACGCTAACTTCACCGACATCTTCGAAAGATCTTAAGTTAACCATTTTACACACCAACGATCAACACAGCCGTATCGAACCATTTGATGCTTCTTACTCCAAAAACCCCAACCAAGGAGGTTTTGCAAGAAGAGCAAGTCTTATCCAACAAATCAGAAATCAGGAAAACAATGTTTTGCTTTTGGACTCTGGTGACATCTTTCAGGGTACGCCTTATTTCAACTTTTTCGGTGGCGAATTAGAATTCCGATTGATGAGTATGATGCAATATGACGCCTCAACAATGGGAAATCACGATTTCGATAATGGACTAGAAGGTTTTCTAAAAGTTTTACCCAATGCGAAATTTCCATTTATTTGCTCCAATTATAATTTTAAAAATACTATTTTAGACGGCAAAACAGAAACTTATAAAATTTTTAATAAAAACGGAATAAAAGTCGGAATTTTCGGGCTGGGTGTAGAACTTCAGGGGCTTGTAGGAAAAGCGAATTATAAGGAAACGGAATATCTGCATCCTATAGAAACCGCCCAAGAATACAGTCGTATTTTGAGACAAGAAAAACAATGTGATTTGGTAATTTGTTTATCGCACCTTGGTTACGATTACGAAAAAGAAGCAGAGAAAATGTCCGATAAAATCTTAGCCAGCAAAACATCTGGAATCGATATTATTTTGGGAGGCCACACCCACACTTTTTTACCAGAACCTCAAATTTTTGTTAATAAAGACGGGAAAAACGTCTTGGTGAATCAAGTTGGTTGGGCTGGACTTTTGTTGGGAAGAATCGATTTTTATTTTAATAAAGATAAGTCTGTGAAAAATATTTCTTGGAGAAATCAAGTTATAGATGAAAGCATAATTGCCTAA
- a CDS encoding T9SS type A sorting domain-containing protein, whose protein sequence is MKKALLLSSLLSLGALTAQNTSKWSDLFSYNNVLAIRDDGQKLIAATENGIFYYNPTSGEIKKLSKANGLHEVKITAFDYNPETQIGLVGYKSGAMDVITPEGVFLIVDIPIAMGYLGDKKINHISISGNKAVISAGYGVSIFNLEKREFGESAFFNIGGNYNAALEAGIIDEKVVVATQNGLLTHAIDTTFPVYSTWTTQSAGSFTNIATKDIIAYSNANQVRYGDNITSTTALPQNFSNVKDVVITAQNIIVADGSRLYIFNKSSGALQKNIDFSEELNSGYALNNQFFSATKLNGLLNESQSSFKPDGPYNNFSYKLSIIDNKIWVSTGSRDNYDTPIYKNLGYYYFNGQTWSYPEYFISNPIQFNVFDVISDPVDPSIVFFTNYSSTNGQKGIYKMKNDQFVKIYKSTEGPNFYNRPTGLAIDENNNIFVSVSLLNNTNANVGYYLYNRSTDDFITIPLINANRAQKHLLKDNTMYIPAPRADNSGLIMYDYGNNPSSSTNPLKYLTKDNNLPSSDAISVALDKNDNLWIGGHKGLRILSNPKAAFNEDKPQTEPIIIEENGLGEELFRDSEILQIAVDSGNQKWISIAGGGVFYLSPNGEQTYQHFTKSNSPLPNDTVTDVQIDSKTGKVYFATADGIMVYQGDVADVTENFGDVLVYPNPVVYAQHKGNVYIKGLAAKTNIRITDAAGNVVHSAVARGGYYEWNLNNAKGARVASGIYFVLMTNEDGTDTKTAKIAVVN, encoded by the coding sequence ATGAAAAAAGCTTTATTATTATCTTCATTGCTTAGTTTAGGAGCATTGACCGCACAAAACACTTCAAAATGGAGTGATTTGTTTTCCTATAATAACGTATTGGCCATTCGTGATGATGGACAAAAACTAATAGCTGCAACAGAAAACGGAATTTTTTATTATAATCCTACCTCAGGCGAAATTAAAAAATTATCAAAAGCCAATGGCTTACACGAAGTTAAAATAACAGCTTTTGATTACAATCCGGAAACACAAATCGGACTTGTAGGTTACAAATCTGGTGCAATGGACGTTATTACGCCAGAAGGTGTGTTCCTTATCGTTGACATTCCAATTGCAATGGGGTATTTAGGAGATAAAAAAATTAATCACATTTCTATTTCTGGGAATAAGGCGGTTATCTCGGCAGGATATGGCGTTTCTATTTTTAATCTTGAAAAAAGAGAATTTGGTGAAAGTGCATTTTTTAATATTGGAGGAAATTACAATGCAGCTCTCGAAGCTGGCATTATCGATGAAAAAGTTGTAGTCGCCACACAGAATGGACTTTTAACCCACGCAATTGATACCACTTTCCCGGTATATTCAACTTGGACAACGCAAAGTGCTGGTAGTTTTACAAACATCGCTACAAAAGATATCATTGCGTATTCTAATGCAAACCAAGTGAGGTATGGAGATAATATAACATCAACCACCGCTTTGCCACAAAATTTTAGCAATGTAAAAGATGTTGTGATAACGGCACAAAATATAATTGTTGCTGATGGCAGCCGATTATATATTTTTAATAAAAGCTCTGGTGCATTACAAAAAAACATCGACTTTTCTGAAGAACTTAATTCTGGTTATGCGCTTAACAATCAGTTTTTTTCTGCAACAAAATTAAATGGGCTCCTTAATGAAAGCCAATCTAGTTTTAAACCAGATGGACCGTATAATAACTTCTCCTATAAATTAAGTATTATAGATAATAAAATATGGGTCTCTACTGGAAGCCGCGATAACTACGATACACCAATATACAAAAACCTAGGTTATTATTATTTTAACGGTCAAACTTGGAGTTATCCAGAGTATTTCATTTCAAATCCAATACAATTTAATGTGTTTGATGTAATATCAGACCCGGTTGACCCTAGCATTGTATTTTTCACAAATTACTCTTCTACAAATGGACAAAAAGGTATTTACAAAATGAAAAACGATCAATTTGTAAAAATTTACAAATCAACAGAAGGCCCTAATTTTTATAATAGACCAACAGGTCTTGCAATAGATGAAAACAATAATATTTTTGTAAGCGTAAGCTTATTAAATAATACGAATGCCAATGTTGGTTATTATTTATACAATCGAAGTACAGACGATTTTATAACAATTCCCTTAATTAATGCAAATCGTGCTCAAAAGCACCTTTTAAAGGACAACACCATGTACATTCCCGCTCCTAGAGCCGACAATAGTGGTTTAATTATGTATGATTATGGTAACAATCCTTCTTCATCAACTAATCCACTTAAGTATCTTACAAAAGATAATAATCTACCATCAAGTGATGCAATTAGTGTTGCTTTAGATAAAAATGACAATTTGTGGATTGGAGGACACAAAGGTCTTAGAATTCTATCCAACCCCAAAGCAGCTTTTAATGAAGACAAACCACAGACCGAACCTATAATAATTGAAGAAAACGGACTAGGAGAAGAACTCTTCCGTGACTCAGAAATATTGCAGATTGCGGTCGATTCTGGAAATCAAAAATGGATTTCTATTGCAGGCGGTGGCGTTTTCTATCTTAGTCCAAATGGAGAGCAGACTTACCAACATTTTACAAAATCTAATTCGCCACTACCAAATGACACCGTGACAGATGTCCAAATTGACAGCAAAACAGGTAAAGTCTATTTCGCAACAGCTGATGGCATTATGGTATATCAAGGCGATGTTGCGGATGTTACAGAAAACTTTGGCGACGTTTTGGTTTATCCCAATCCTGTCGTATATGCACAGCACAAAGGCAATGTGTATATAAAAGGTTTGGCAGCCAAAACCAACATCCGAATAACAGATGCTGCTGGCAATGTTGTGCATTCTGCAGTTGCCCGTGGTGGTTATTACGAATGGAATCTTAACAATGCAAAAGGCGCTCGCGTTGCCTCTGGAATTTATTTCGTGTTGATGACCAACGAAGATGGTACTGATACAAAAACTGCAAAAATTGCCGTAGTTAATTAA
- the recO gene encoding DNA repair protein RecO, whose amino-acid sequence MNSYKAFLLSYIRYGDNDAILHCYTEESAYLTFYVKGIYSGKNKKKAYLFPLNEIALITSKSKFNSELLSVSSIESVNKNDLYQDIKANAIIFYIADLLNQILKHENQANTKLYQAISEFLHEVECANMEAHLVLMLKIIKIQGWAPLENDAPYLNPETGTFVHSEVHYLFDKENSAIWKAYLSKEKPYDLTLKREQRRKFLDSLLLYYHFHFVDFRTPKSLEIIQDIF is encoded by the coding sequence ATGAACTCTTACAAAGCCTTTCTTCTTTCCTACATCAGATATGGAGATAATGATGCTATATTGCATTGTTATACAGAAGAAAGTGCTTATTTAACTTTTTATGTAAAAGGTATATATTCCGGAAAAAACAAAAAGAAAGCTTATCTATTTCCATTAAATGAAATTGCATTAATCACTTCAAAAAGCAAATTCAATTCGGAGTTGTTAAGTGTATCTAGTATAGAATCGGTCAACAAAAATGATTTGTACCAAGACATAAAGGCCAATGCTATTATCTTCTATATTGCGGATCTTTTAAATCAAATTTTAAAACACGAAAACCAAGCCAACACAAAACTGTACCAAGCTATTTCTGAATTTTTACATGAAGTGGAATGCGCCAATATGGAAGCGCATTTGGTTTTGATGCTTAAAATAATTAAAATCCAAGGTTGGGCACCTTTGGAAAACGACGCGCCATATCTCAATCCAGAAACGGGAACTTTTGTCCATTCCGAAGTTCATTATTTATTTGATAAAGAAAATTCTGCAATCTGGAAAGCCTACTTGTCCAAGGAAAAGCCTTATGATTTAACTTTAAAAAGAGAACAACGCAGAAAATTCTTAGATAGTCTTTTGTTGTATTATCATTTTCATTTTGTGGATTTCAGAACCCCAAAATCATTAGAAATCATCCAGGATATTTTCTAA
- a CDS encoding GNAT family N-acetyltransferase, which produces MITTKKASQFDISIIQDLARRSWEDAYAEILSKDQLEYMLDKMYSEHEIMSHFQNPNYHYFLIFEKETPLGFVGFEHHVESDITKLHRIYLVPEAKGKGAGKIGLNLVKEKTKENLDSKIILTVNKNNSARQFYESQGFKVYDEAVFDIGNNYVMDDYLMEFDI; this is translated from the coding sequence ATGATAACAACGAAAAAGGCGAGTCAGTTCGATATTTCTATAATTCAGGATTTGGCGAGACGCTCATGGGAAGATGCTTACGCTGAGATTTTGTCTAAAGATCAGTTAGAATATATGTTGGATAAAATGTACTCTGAACACGAGATTATGTCGCATTTTCAGAATCCGAATTATCATTATTTTTTAATTTTTGAAAAGGAGACGCCACTAGGTTTTGTCGGTTTTGAGCATCATGTTGAGTCCGACATTACAAAACTTCACCGCATTTATCTCGTTCCGGAAGCCAAAGGAAAAGGTGCTGGAAAAATTGGACTTAATCTGGTTAAAGAAAAAACGAAAGAAAATCTGGATTCTAAAATTATACTCACGGTTAACAAAAACAATTCAGCAAGACAATTCTACGAATCCCAAGGTTTTAAAGTCTATGACGAAGCCGTGTTCGACATTGGGAACAATTATGTGATGGATGATTATTTAATGGAATTTGATATTTGA
- the dapA gene encoding 4-hydroxy-tetrahydrodipicolinate synthase, with protein MSNLKGVGVALVTPFNEDLSIDFDALTKLVDYNIDNGTNYLVVLGTTAEAATLSEDEKKQVIEHIIKVNNARVPLVLGIGGNNTMEVKKQIEETDLSAFDAVLSVSPYYNKPNQEGLYQHYKMIASTGKNIIIYNVPSRTGQNIEADTTLRLATEFPNLIMIKEAAPNILQYFDIIRKKPAGFNLVSGDDEFTLPVTLAGGNGVISVIGQAYPKEFSTMVQLAFDGKVKEAYDIHNKLVNITRLIFAEGNPCGIKTVLAEKGIVKNYLRLPLTIASEGLQDKIKAEMQTI; from the coding sequence ATGAGCAATTTAAAAGGTGTAGGTGTTGCATTGGTAACGCCATTTAATGAAGATTTATCGATAGATTTTGATGCGTTAACCAAGTTGGTTGACTACAATATCGATAATGGGACTAACTATCTCGTGGTTTTGGGGACAACAGCAGAAGCGGCAACACTTTCCGAGGACGAGAAGAAACAGGTTATTGAGCATATTATAAAGGTGAACAATGCACGTGTACCATTGGTATTAGGAATCGGTGGTAATAATACGATGGAAGTTAAAAAGCAAATTGAAGAAACAGACTTGTCGGCTTTTGATGCTGTACTTTCTGTATCGCCTTATTATAACAAACCAAATCAAGAAGGGCTTTACCAACATTATAAAATGATTGCTTCTACAGGGAAAAATATTATTATTTATAATGTTCCGTCAAGAACTGGACAAAATATCGAAGCTGATACAACTTTGAGATTGGCAACCGAATTCCCAAATCTAATCATGATAAAAGAAGCGGCACCTAATATTCTACAATATTTTGATATCATTAGAAAGAAACCAGCAGGATTTAACCTGGTTTCTGGTGATGACGAGTTTACACTGCCAGTGACTTTAGCGGGCGGTAACGGCGTAATTTCTGTAATCGGACAAGCTTATCCAAAAGAATTTTCAACGATGGTACAATTGGCTTTCGATGGAAAAGTGAAAGAAGCTTACGACATTCATAACAAATTGGTTAACATCACAAGATTGATTTTCGCAGAAGGAAATCCTTGCGGTATTAAAACTGTTTTAGCAGAAAAAGGAATTGTCAAAAACTATTTGAGATTGCCTTTAACAATCGCTTCGGAAGGATTGCAAGACAAGATAAAAGCAGAAATGCAAACCATCTAA
- a CDS encoding ectonucleotide pyrophosphatase/phosphodiesterase, with protein MKKFLLIINLVVFNLIFSQVDTAQVIVPNRINTATNFQEKPYVIMISVDGFRYDYPQKYQTEHLNKLASQGVKAKYMTPSYPSITFPNHYTLVTGLYPSHHGLVDNFFYDYKRQEAYKMNDRKVVSDGSWYGGKPLWSLAEEQGLLSASLFWVSSQSDAGKTRPTYYYNYHEKFNNETKENIVLNWLKLPEEKRPHFITLYYPEVDAKGHHHGPDAKETAQAVKSVDQSIGNLVQKINALGLKNVNFIFVSDHGMIKVDKEHTIDIPEILKDRSRFDYFNSQTLLRVKVKNADEIKQVYRELKRSKSKDYKIYTAACMPRRLHYGAKDDTFGRIGDIFLLPNAPKIFLEKGKTTTLGKHGYDPKKVPEMRAAFMAWGPAFKNNLEINAFNNVNVYPLVTKILGLKISSSIDGTEMTADKILK; from the coding sequence ATGAAAAAGTTTTTGCTCATAATTAATTTGGTGGTGTTTAATCTTATTTTCTCACAAGTTGATACGGCACAAGTGATTGTCCCGAACCGAATAAATACGGCGACCAATTTTCAAGAAAAACCTTATGTTATCATGATTTCTGTTGATGGATTTCGTTACGATTATCCGCAAAAATATCAGACAGAACATCTTAATAAATTGGCATCTCAAGGTGTAAAAGCTAAGTATATGACTCCCAGTTATCCCAGTATAACTTTCCCAAATCATTATACTTTAGTCACGGGACTTTATCCATCGCATCATGGCTTGGTTGATAATTTTTTCTATGATTACAAACGTCAAGAAGCTTATAAAATGAACGATCGTAAAGTGGTCAGCGATGGCTCTTGGTATGGTGGAAAGCCACTTTGGAGTTTGGCGGAAGAACAAGGCTTGCTGTCGGCTTCGCTGTTCTGGGTGAGTTCTCAGAGCGATGCGGGCAAGACACGTCCAACTTATTATTATAATTATCATGAAAAATTTAATAACGAAACCAAAGAAAATATTGTCCTTAACTGGTTGAAACTTCCTGAAGAAAAAAGACCACATTTTATAACATTATATTATCCAGAAGTTGATGCCAAGGGTCATCATCATGGTCCAGATGCAAAAGAAACCGCACAAGCTGTAAAAAGTGTTGACCAAAGTATTGGTAATCTGGTGCAAAAAATCAATGCCTTAGGTCTTAAAAACGTGAATTTTATTTTTGTTTCTGATCATGGTATGATTAAAGTTGATAAAGAACATACGATCGATATTCCAGAGATTTTGAAAGACAGGTCTCGTTTCGATTATTTTAATAGTCAAACTTTATTGCGTGTTAAAGTTAAAAATGCTGATGAAATAAAACAAGTTTATAGAGAACTAAAGCGCAGCAAATCCAAAGATTACAAAATTTATACGGCGGCTTGTATGCCACGACGCTTGCATTATGGTGCCAAAGATGATACATTCGGTAGAATTGGGGATATTTTTTTATTACCAAACGCCCCGAAAATTTTCTTAGAAAAAGGCAAAACGACTACTTTGGGAAAACATGGTTATGACCCCAAAAAAGTCCCTGAAATGCGAGCTGCTTTTATGGCTTGGGGCCCTGCTTTTAAAAATAATTTAGAAATTAATGCTTTTAACAATGTCAATGTTTATCCGCTTGTGACCAAGATTTTAGGACTTAAAATTTCCAGTTCTATTGATGGGACAGAAATGACGGCTGATAAAATCTTAAAATAG